From the genome of Pirellulaceae bacterium:
TGACGCTCCATCGACGGGCGAAAGCAATTCGCCTCGCTCAGACGACATGCTGTCGCACTGCTTGCCACCCACGAAGTTGGGAATCTTGCGCACCGTTAACAATGTTTGCAACATATATGTCAGTTCTCACTGGAGTTCGATAACGAAACGCGACTACCGCCTGCACTCAGCTTCATGCATCATCCTACACATGCGTGAACGATTACCCACCGGCTGACCGTCGAGCCAGCCACTGTCCGCGGCCCTCGTTGCCAACTACTTTGTAGTTGTCGACGATCACCTCTCCGCGAGACAGCGTGGTGCGAGCAAACCCAGCCAGTTCCATGCCTTCGTAGGGATTCCAATCAGCGCCGGTCTCCATCGTAGCTGGGTCAACCGTGAATTTGCGTGTGGGATGGATAATTACCAGGTCCGCATCAGAGCCAATTTGTATAGCTCCCTTTCTGGGCGCCAGCCCCATGACGCGGGCTGGATGGTGACACAATACATCAACCATTTGAGCCAATTCCAGTCGGCCTTCCAGCACTCCTGTGGTGTACACCACGGGTAGCAGCGTTTCCAGGCCCGGCATTCCCATGGGAATTTTCGTCCAATCGCCGTTCCACATCGCTTTCTGCTGGCGCGTAAAGGTGCACGTATCCGTGGACACTACAGACACTTCACCGTCGCGCAGCCCCTGCCAAAGCCGCGCGATGTCGGCGGGCTTTTTGACTTGCGGACAGCATGCATATAGATGTCCATCCGGTCGCGAAAAAACCGAGTCGTCCAGAATCAAATACTGAGCGCATGTTTCAGCGATCACTGGCACGCCACGAGCCTGCGCTGCCTTGACAATGTCCGCACCCTGGCCTGTAGACATGTGCACAATGTACAACGGCCCGCCAGTGATTTCACACCAAGTTACGGCTCGCTGGATCGCTTCGGCTTCAATGTAGTTGGGCCGAGTCATGGCGTGCAACTGGGCTCCGTACTGCTGCATGAGCTTGGGTGTATGATGTCGTGCAATCAGCTCATCCAGTACTCGCGATGATTCGGCATGCACCAGCAACATGCTGCCCAGCTCAGCCATCTTTTCCAGCGTGCCGAACAGCGCCCGATCATCCGACTGCCAGCCTTCGCTTTGGTAGATCATGAACTCTTTGAACGTGGAGAACCCGCGCTGGACCATACCTGGAATCTGCTGTCGATGTTGATCCCAGTTGGTGATACACACGTGAAACGTGTAGTCGATCAACGCCTTGCCTTCGGCTTTCTTGTGCCAATTGTCGACCGCTTCGGACAGTGATTCGTATCGCCCTTCTTTGGCATAAGGAATGGCAAAGTCGATCAGCGTCGTCACGCCACCACGAGCTGCCGCACGCGTACCCGTGCGATAATCGTCCGATGACGTCGTGCCACAAAACGGTAGCTCCAGATGTACGTGAACATCCAAAACGCCCGGCATTACCAGATGACCACTCGCGTCGATAATCGTATCGGCACTGGCGCTATCGGCCAGGTTCTGACCAATCGCCGTGATCTTGTCGCCCGCAATACCAATGTCAGCCTGAACAATCCCGCCAGGTGTTGCGATCTGGCCACCTGTTACTAGCTTGTCGAATCTCATGGCTGCCTCCGGAATGCTTGATGTGTCGTGAATGGCTCAGGGCAATGGTAGTCTACGCCAGCGGTGGACCGGCGCGAGTCAGTCTAAATTGCTCTCAGAGTTCTAACGTCAATTGATATTCACGTTGATATGTGGCGTAATCTGGTCCTGGCTCCGCTAGTTTCACCCGCTGCACCCTAAGCTGCTATGTCGCGGATCGAACTACAACTGGCTTAATCCATAGTCGATGGCTGCGATGGCGTAGTCCACATCGGCCCGAGTAATGCATAGCGGCGGCTTGATGCGCAGCACGTTGCCGTACAGCCCACCTTTACCTACCAGCACGCTGCACTCGCGCAGCATCTCATGCAGGCGCGCCGTCTGTTCTCGGGCGGGTTGTTTGGTGCTGCGATCGGTGACCAGCTCCACACCCAACATCAGTCCCAACCCACGAACATCGCCGATGATCTCGTACTTATCTTGGAGTTGCAACAGTTGATCTTTGAAATAGCCGCCCACCTGCCGAGCATTTTCTTGCAAGCCATCTTCGTCGATAACGTCCAGCACCGCTAGCGCGGCGGCCGTACTAACCGGGTTTCCTCCAAAGGTATTAACATGCAGCCGCTGACGCATGGTGTCGGCAATTTCGGGGCGCGTGACTACGGCACCGATGGGCGCTCCGTTACCTAGGCTCTTGGCCATGGTCACGATATCGGGGACGACGGAGTAATTCTGGAAACCCCAGTAGTGCTCGCCTGTTCGCCCAAAGCCGGTTTGCACTTCGTCGGCGATGCACAAGCCACCGTGTTCGCGGGCAGCTTGATAGGCCTGTGGCAGGTACGATGGTGCTCCCGCCGTTGTTCCGCCCACGCCCTGAATGGGCTCAGCTATGAATGCGGCCAGTTTGCCAGTGGTACTGTACTGGATGACCTGCCGCAAATCGGCGACGCTATCCCGCGCGACTTGATCGGCATCACCGCTGAATAAACTGCGATACGGATCGGGGGCGGCAGCATGATACACGCTGGTTGTAGCGGCCGCTTCATATTTCCAGGTATGATGCGACGTGATGGACATGGTAATGCCCGATCCACCATGATAGCCATTGCGCAGGGCGATGACATCACGCTGCCCAGTATAAAGTCGAGCCATCAATATCGCCAAATCATTGGCTTCGCTGCCGCTGTTGGTAAAATACGCCACCTCTAAACCGGCCGGCAATTTTGCGGCCAGTTTCGCGCCCAGTTCAGCGACATTCGGGTGCAGATAGATTGTCGTTGCGTGCGGCAATAATCCTACCTGCTGCTGTACTCGCTGCACTATCTTGGGATGGCAGTGCCCACAGGAGACACTGACAATCCCGGCGAACAGGTCCAGGTATCGCTGCCCTGCGTCATCGAAGAGATACTGCATGTAACCTTCGACCAACATCAGTGGCCGTTGGTAATAGGTCAGCAGACCTGGATTCAGATAGCGTTGTCGTAACGCCCATACCTCGTCGCGCGAAGGCCCGGTGTATCGTCGTGGCTGATGGTCGCACTGGGGCAAACTGACGGCAAACTGGTGAGCTATCGACATATTCATGTTCCCCTGAGTGTGGCTTGGTGGCTAACAGCGGGAAAAAGTGTGCTCAGTGTGGCATGAGCAACACCCGCCACCAGCAATCCCGCAAACCATGCATAGGTATAGATGACATTCAGCACTTCTGGAATTTGCAAGGACTCACGGCCAACGACTTGCACGATAAACCCTGGCACGTTCACAGAAATACCCAGCGCCAGCGCGACCAGTGCTCGCCAATTAAAACCTGCCTGGTAGCGATAACGGCCTGTGACTTGGTAGAGTTCATCCACATTCAAATGACCGCGACGAATCAAGAAGTAGTCGACGATCATTACTCCAGCAATTGCACCCAGCAATCCGCCGTAGCCAATCAGCCACGTAAAAATGTAACCGCTCGGATCGGCAATCAGTTTCCATGGCAGGATGCCGATGCCGATTACTCCGGCAATCAAGCCACCCAGCTTGAAGCTGATTCGTCGTGGCCACAAATTGGAGAAATCGTTAGCTGGCGACACGATGTTGGCCGCAATGTTGGTCGAAAGCGTGGCGACAGTCAGAGCCAACAGGGCCACGCCGACCAAGACTGGATTGCCAAACCTGCCTACCAAGTCCACCGGCTGCCAGATCGCCTGACCATAGATCAACACCGAAGCGCAGGTCACCGCGATTCCTATAAAGCTGAACAAGGCCATGGTTGAAGGCAACCCAATCAATTGCCCGAGCATTTGATCACGCTGCGAGCGCGCGTATCGCGTAAAGTCGGGGATATTCAGCGACAGTGTCGCCCAGAAGCCCACCATGGCTGTGAGATTCGGACCAAAGACACGCCAAAAATCAAACTCCTGGACCTCTTGCCCGCGAATCTGCTGGATGACCTGAGGATCAAACAGGGCAGCGGGTCCGCCGGCTGTGCGCACGGCCCAGACCAGCAGCGCCAGCCCCGAGATCAACAAAAACGGGGCAGCCAAATTCTCCAGCCATTTGATGCTGTCGATGCCCATCAGGATGATGGCCATGTTGACCAGCCAGAACAGCAGAAAGCACGACCAGTGCCCAAGTGTTAAGCCCAACCACGGGCCGCTGCCGACTTCGGCGGCTGAAAATCCAAAGATCACGACATGCAGCGTGTAGATGGCGGCACCACCGATCCAGGTTTGAATGCCAAACCACCCGCAAGCCACCAGGGCGCGCATCATTGCCGGTACGTTGGCACCCAGCGTTCCGAACGAGGCACGCAATAAAACTGGAAACGGAATTCCATAGCGTGTGCCGGCGTGCGCGTTGAGCACCATCGGGATCAACACAATAAGGTTGCCCAAAGCGATCGTCAGCATCGACTGCCCGATCGACATGCCTTGGGCCACAAGTCCAGCGGCCATCATGTAGGTGGGGATGCAGACCGACAACCCGACCCACAGCGCAGCGATATTCCACACAGTCCACGTGCGATGCTCCGGCGGTACCGGCGCTAAATCGGGATTGCACAGCGGAGAATCGCGAAGGGCCGTGGAATCTGGTGTCATGTACGATCAACCACTAGGGTGCGGTCAGGTCTTGATAGCTGTCGGGACGGCGATCGCGGTAAAACTGCCATACGTTGCGGACTTCGCGAATCATCTCCAAATCCAGGTCGGCGATCACCACATCATCCTCCAAACGCTTGCCTTCGGCCATGATCTGACCGCGAGGATTGGCAAAATACGACTGTCCGTAGAACTCGCCCATGTTCCAAGGCTGCTCGGTACCCGGACGATTGATCGCGCCGACATAGTAAATATTGTTGGCCGCCGCAGCCGTCTGCTCCAGCTTCCACAGGTACTCGCTCAGCCCAGCCACCGTGGCTGATGGATTAAAGACGATCTCAGCACCGCCCAGCCCCAATGCGCGCCAGCCTTCTGGAAAATGGCGATCGTAACAAATGTAAACACCCACCTGACCGACTTGGGTGTTGAACACCGGATACCCCAAGTTGCCCGGCCGAAAGTAAAACTTCTCCCAAAAACCCGGCTCACAATGCGGCAGGTGCATCTTGCGAAATTTACCTAAGTACTTGCCATCCGCGTCGATGACGGCAGCCGTGTTGTAGTACACGCCCGTCATCTCTTCTTCGTAGATGGGTACCACCAATACCATATGGTGTTTGGCGGCGATCTGTTGCATCAGTCGCGTCGTTGGACCGTCAGGTATCCGCTCGGTGATGTCGTACCATTTTCTGTTTTGTTCGGCACAGAAATACGGTCCGTAAAACAGCTCCTGCATACAGGCAACTTGCGCGCCACGCTGAGCGGCCTGGTCCAACTGAGCTACCACGCGATCGATCATCGCCTGCTTGATGACGTGAACATCGCTAGAATCCGAACAGAGTTTCGTTTGTATCAATGCGCCGCGAACGATGCGTGCCATAAGCCTAGTCCTTGTGTTGTACGGTCATCATAGCGAGTATCTGGACCAGTTGATACAGGCAAGATGCCTTGGAATTGCAGAAAACCAAGCTAGTAGCGGTGACCGTGCACACACTTGCTCGGGTGGGACAAGCGGAGCTGGTGCGAGGCTGGTCGTAACAACCACCAGGTGCATTCAGTGTTAAGGTTCATGCAATCGTTACCTGGTCCAGCTCCGCACCGACCCACCCGCTACACTTCACCACCCGCTACACTTCACCACCCGGCGAGCGCTCGCCTAGCCGAGCCGGCATCGGGAATTCGAGAACAAATTTGGTGCCGCGGCCAAGCTCGCTGTGCACGCTGATCCGGCCCCCGTGGGCCTCGATGATCTTGCGCGCGGTCGGCAATCCCAGGCCAGAACCACCATGCTTGGTCGAGTAGAATGGATCAAACATGTGAATGGCCGTGTTGTCTTCCATGCCACAACCGGTATCGATCAAGTCGATGGCGACACCGCGCGGCGTGATGTACGTCCTGACGATCAACTGTCCGCCATCTTCCATCGCCTCAAGTGCGTTTTTTACCAGATTGACCAACGCGGCTTGCAGTGAATCGCTATGCAGCAAGACACTGGGGAGGTCTGGATTCAAATAGCGCAGCAGTTCGACGTGTTGCTTGTCAGCTTGCGCTTGGTACATGTTCAATACATTGTCGACCTGTTCGTTCAGATTGCCAGGAGTCATCTGCAAGTCGCGCAGCCGAGTATACCGCAAGAAGTCGCGGAGTAGATTCTCCATACGCTGACACTGCTGCCGAATAATGTCCACCTTGGCTTCGGCACGCCGCCGACCTGGCCACTGAGCCTCCGTCAATTCCTCACTCAACAAGTCAGCATTCATGTGGATCACCGAAATCGGATTCTTGATTTCGTGAGCCAATGAACCCGCCAACTCGGCCAGCTCTAGATAGTGCCGCTGAAGCGGATCAAACTGGTCGTCGTCGGGCAAACCGTTTTCTTGTTGATCCATACTGGCAGGAAGCTGCGTTTGCGCAGGTGATAGCTGTCAACGAATTTTGTAACTCAAGGTGGAACATTATACCGACGTTGACAAACGTCGCTGCGCATCGGCGCTTGGGCGTCGGTTACCGCCTCTGCGTCAATGTTAACCAGTCACGCGCACCCACCGTCTTGGCGACGCTAACCCTGGTCTTCAGATTCAATTTGGCGGTTCTATCGCCCAGTCTGGGCGGCTAAAAACAGAATAATCGGCAGGTTCGGAACAGCCACCTTGCTTTACCCAGCCTCCACAAACCGCTTATTTCCCTAAATTCATTGACAACAATTCGGCTACCCAACTATGATTAGGGATGTCTGTCCGCGCATGTCGGTCCACCTATACGGGTGGATTAGCCTGACGGCGGTTGAATGAACTAGTCTGTTCCAAGAAAACTGGCTGAACGCTTCCAGCCATCTCAAAGGGATTGCAGTATGACTCTGCTTGGAAAAGTGTTTACACTCACCATCCTGGTGTTGAGTGTGATCTTTTTTTCGGTTGCCGTAGCGGTCAATTCGACGCACATCAACCAAAAGAAGGAAGCGGAAAGACAGAAGACACTGGCCGATAATGCCACGCGCGAGAAGGAGCAACTACAAGGGTTGCTAGAGAGCCTCAAACGCGAGCTGGCAATTGAGCAGATGGCGCGGCGCACTGCCCTGGCCGCACTACAGACTCAGGTTAGTGCGTTGGATACCGAACTGTCGGCCAAGGAAAAAGAGTTGCGTGACCTGCAAACCGCGCATACCACACTGACGGCTGCAGAAAAATCGACCACCGAACAGTTGGCCGCTCGCAGCCGAGAAAACGAACAACTGCGTGAACAGATCAAGAACACGCGCGATAGTCGCAATCAACTGGTGCAAAAGCTGGTCGCAGCTAAAGACGAATACAATCGACTCCAGGGTTCGTTTCAAACTCTGCAGGAGCGCGCCGTGCAGTTGCGACTGGAGAACAATCTGGTAACGCAGAAGCTGCAAGTACTAGGTTTCAAACCCGATACCCTGTTGGACGCGCCTCCAGAAGTCAAGGGTGAAGTATTGGATGTTGCTTCAAACGGCTTGGTGGTGGTCTCGCTGGGACGCGACGACGGCATTCGCGAGGGCTTTACCCTGGAAGTCCATCGCTCTGGCCAGTACCTGGGTCGCGTCAAGGTGAAGACGGTCCGCGACGACAAAGCGGTAGCTGAGGTTCTAACCGGCTATCAAAAGGGTTATATCCGCGCTGGTGACAGCGTCAATTCCAAACTTTTCTAGCTCGCCGATTGGGCCGTTATGAATTTGAAACGACCACTAGACGTCTACACGGTCATGTTGATCGCGTCGACGCTGTTCATGCTGGTTGCCTGCATTCTCATGGGCCTGGAGTGGGCTCGCAGTTAGCTCTCCAATTCGCTGCGTCGGCGAGGGACCGACTGATAACCCTCGCCCGGGTCTCAGGTCGTGAAGCCTGCCGTCAGTGGAGGCTTGATGCAATCTCGGTGGACCAGAATTCGCTAAGAACGCAGGGCTACTTCTCGCCCAGCGGGACGTCTCGAAACTGTTGATGGCACGACTTGCATTGTTGGCCAATCTGCAGGACCAGTCTGTCTAGCGTCTTCAGCGTATCGGGCGTTGGCTTGGGCAGTTCCAATTCGAGCACTTCCTTCAACTGGCCCGTCGCCTGAACCGACTCACGTATCGACTGCTGGAAGTCGTCGGACAGTTCTGAGACCTGCGGCGTACGCAACAGCTCAACGTAGTGCTCGTACAACAACAGCGCCTCGTGTACCGGATCAAGATCGGGATGATTGTCCAATCGCTGCCAACCGCCCTGGGAGAATCTCTTGAGGCGACCAAACAACTCCTCAATGTCCACCATCGCTTCAGCCATAGGTGGAATTGGCGAAACCGGTTGGAACTGAACCGGCAGGGCATCCAGCTCATTGAGGTCGACGGGCACGGCGCGACGGACCGCTTGATACAGCCCGCGATAATTCGGGTCGGTGCCCGCCAACTTTAGAATGTCCAGCGCCGCTGAGGGTGTAACCAATCCGGCTGACACACAGGCGGCGGCGGCAGCAGCCGGACTGCGGTGGCGACCGTGATGGCAGTGGATATAGACCGGTCCCTGCAGTGTGCGAACGGCTTTGGCCAATTCCATCACCCGCGAATCAGAAATGCCATCGTACCCGTGAGGCAAATGCACATAGCTCAGGCGATGCTTAGTCGCAGCTTCCACATCCGGTGTCGCCCCATCCACGCTGATCACCGTCTTGACGCCCAGCTTGGCCAGTTCGGCAAACGCCGCCTCTCCCTGTGGCAAACCGCCAGAGAATACTTGAGCGTGGACCTGAATACAGTTTACCAGATGTTCGCATTCGATCTTGCGGAACTCGAATGGAGCTTTGTCGCTGGTCGAAGCCTCCACAGCCTGCTGCTGTGACCACGACACGACCGGCGCTAATACTAGCCAGCCAGCCAGCCAACCAACCGCCAGCCGCTGCCAGCCAGGCATGCGACTCGCCTGGTCCATAATTATTCGCAGGATATGGCGACCGGATTGGTTGAGCATAAAAAAGTTCATTATTTTAGCTTGGCAGTCAGCAGGATGCACCTCAATGCGAATCGGTTGAATTGAAGTGCCCCAAATTTGGAACCACTTCCCTTTTGCCAGAGCGCGTCGCAGGCCGCCTCCGGACCAGCGCCCAGCAGATGATGCTGAGCGACCGCCGTTTGAGCAACGCATGTTGGTCCGGTACTCTGGCCGCAGGATTGGACGGTTCCGTCTTCACGCCCTCTGAGTTTCAGCCAGGTTCCCGTGGGGCACTCACCCCATTGTTCCATCAGCCATTGCCAAGCGATCCAACGGACTTCTGACTGCGATTCCAGGTCGATTCAAAACATGGGTGTAGATCATTGTAGTGCTGACATCGGCGTGCCCCAACAGCTCTTGGACGGTGCGAATATCATAGCCATCTTCCAGCAAGTGAGTGGCAAAGCTGTGGCGCAGGCAATGCGGAGAAATGTTTTTTTCGATACCGGCCCGTACGGAAGCACGCTTGACACCCTCAGCTAGCACCGATTCATGCAAATGATGTCGTCGCCACGCACCGCTCCGAGGGTCACGCGATCGCTTGGTCGCCGGAAATACAAACTGCCAGGCAAACTCCCGCGGTGCATTGGGGTATTTCTCCGCCAACGCATCAGGCAGCCACACCTGGCCGTACCCCTCCGCTAAATCACGCTGGTGCAGTTCTCGTGACACATCCACTTGCAGCCGTAGCGCATCGACAGCATGGGCTGGCAGAACCGTCACGCGATCCTTGCGGCCCTTACCTTCGCGAACCAATATCTGCCCGGTATCGAATTCGATGTCCTTGACTCGTAGCCGTAAGCACTCCATCAATCGCAGCCCAGCTCCATACAGCAACTGAGCCATCAGCAGATCGCGCCCACCCAATTGCTCCATCAGCCGCTGTACCTCGCCACGGCTCAGCACCACAGGCAGTCGATCGGAATTCTTGGCCCGCACTGCGTCCAAGAAACCCAACTCCCGCTTGAGTACCACGCGAAATAGAAATAGCAGTGCGCTAAAAGCCTGATTCTGAGTACTTGCCGATACATTTCTATCGACCGCCAGTGAACTCAAGTATTCCTTGATCTGCGGCTCGCCAAGAGCCTGGATTTGACTGACCCCGTAGACGCGCAAAAACCGCATTGCCCAGCCCACGTAAGCGCTTTCAGTGCCAATGGAGTAATGTCGCATTCGGATTTCGCGCCGGAACTGCTGGATGATCTCTGGCTCCGACGGATCGAGTAGACCGGGCATAGCCGCCGAGTCTCCAGCGCCTGAATTCGAACGCCCGTAAGTCCCAGACTGCCTCTCCTTACCAGCCAGCTCGGTCAGCTTCTGGATGATGTCGCTCAGATCGATCGGCTTGTGCTGCCAGACGACTGACTGATACGAGTCGATCGCCCTCGCTAACTGCAAGCGAACCCATGCGCCCTGCCCGCGCTTCTTCAGGCTACCCAGAAACTCGACCCCCTTATCACGGTCGATCGACAACGTTTCATGTTTTCCTTGCGCTGAAACAGTTGAAACTGTTCGATCCATCGCGGAAACCACTCCATGTCGTTACTGCGTAGGCCCAAACGCTTAACCACAGCCTGATATTCTGCCGCTGACATTGCGTTACCCTCCGTCAATTACCGAACCGCCCCACCGAGGCAGTATTTGGTTATTCCAGACTAGCGCAAAGGTACAGTTTGACCGCAGCCTAGCGTGTAGTAAAATCCTAGAGCGTCGGCTTCCGTGCCGACTATTCGAATATCGGAGTTCTGGCTCGCTAGCTGCGTATACTAATCGTTCGGCGATAAGAAACTCAGCAGCGCATTTTATAAAACGCAACGCGAGAAAATCCGCCAACCGCCACAATGTCGTCACCCTGGACATCAGAAGCCCCAACAGTAGGCTCCAAAAATGACAACCACCGTCGCTACAACACTCGAAAGCCAAATCGCCAAGAAGCAAACTGACACAGTCTATTCAATTGGCATTGCAATACTCGGCACTGGTGGCATCTCTGCGCTTCCAACGCCAATGCTGGAATTGCCGAAGCAGCTGGGAATCGCCGCTGCTGACCTCGCACTTATGCTCCAAATTCATCAGATTTGGTTCAGCGAAGTGGTATCGAAGAAAACATTTGAAGATTTAATGCAAGAGGCTGGACTAGCCAGTTTGATTGGTGGTGTCGTGGTCTACACGGGGGTCAAGGTTACTGAGGGCCTTTTGGCGGAAGCCACAAATTTTGCACCAGTAATTGGATGGATCGTTTCAGGAATAATAACGGGCTCTGTTACAGGTCTGGTTGCGTATGTATGGTGGCAGTTCTGTGAAACACGCTGGCGCAAGTTGCACGGTCGGTAGATCAACAAATCGCCGAACAAGGCGGTCAACCGGAGCGGCGGTTGGCGCGTTTTCTGGACTCCAAGCCGGTGGCCGCCGCCCGGTTACCTTGGTCGTTAGCCCTTCAAACTATGGCACAAGACGAAACGATTTCGTTCTCCTCAGACGACGCGCAAATGGAAGCCGCGATCGACGACGCCAAATCCACCATCAAGCAATTCTTTGACGCATATTGCAGCCCAACTGAACAGCAAACCGGCTTTCTCTTAAAGGTGGTTTTTGACGAAGGAGACCAGCGCGAACACATATGGCTGGCGGATCTCGACTTTTCGGGCGAACTTCCCAGTGGCGTCGTTGCCAACGAACCCGATCTGCCGAGTCTGACCTTCATGCAGAGGGTCGAGTTTGATCCGTCGTACATCTCAGATTGGATGTACGTCGATGGCGGCCGCTTGGTTGGCGCCTACACCACTAGATTGATTCGAGACCGAATGACTCCGAAAGAACGGGCGGAACTCGATGCGCGTTCGCCATACACATTCTGAACCACGGGCTAATCGGGTAAGGGCGTCCCTTTCGGGACACCCTCCCCACACCACCGCGGCATGCGGGTCCGCACCGGGCGGTCGGGCGAATACGGGCAAGCGAGGCCCAGAGAGTCTTGAGGCTGAGTAACCCCTGTTCGGTTAGCCAGGCGTTGGTCATTCCGACACCACTGGCTATGGTTTTAGCCATATGCCAAGGGCCTTTACGACTTCGCGCATGGCGAATGGCTTGACGAGTTGGCACGCCTAACTCAATCAGCATTTCGCGGCGACGCTTCGGTCTGCGCCACTGTTTCCAGTAGCACATGCGAATGCGGCGACGAAGCCACTGGTCTAACCGGTCGAACAGTTTCAACTGTGCTGCCAAGCCGAAGTAGCCCATCCAGCCACGCACGTAGCTTCGCAGCAGACTGAGTCGGTAGTCCATCGAGATGCCTCGACTTCGACCGGTCAGCTCACGAATGCGGTGCTTGAATTTCTGGGTCGACTTCTCAGAGACTTGAATCGTTCCCCTGTTGCCCTTGAACGAGAACCCGAGGTACTCGAACTGGTCGCAGGATACGATCCGACTCTTAGCTTGGTTGACGACCAATCGTAATTCTTCGGTGAGGTATCGCGTGACCGATTGCATGATCCGTCCGGCGGCTCGCTCCGATTTGGCGAAGATCGCAAAATCGTCGGCGTAGCGCACAAACGGCAGTCCTCGTTTCTCCAATTCCTTGTCCAGGTCATCCAGCAGGGTGTTGGCAAGTAGCGGAGAGGCTGGACCTCCTTGCGGAGTTCCTTCATCGGTCGCTTGCAGTACCCCTTCCACCATCACGCCAGCTCGCAGGCAGTTGCCAATCAGACGCAGCAGTCGATTGTCCTTCACCTTTCGGGCCACTCGCACCATGAGAACGTCATGCTGCACTCGGTCGAAAAATTTGGAAAGATCAAGATCAGCCGAGTAGCGATAGCCACGCCGGATGATGCTGCGGACCTTCTTGGCCGCTCCGTGAGCCGAGCGTTTGGGGCGGAATCCGAAGCTCGATTCCGAGAAACTCGGATCGAAGATGGGTGTCAAGACTTGAACGATGGCTTGTTGGATCAGACGTTCCACTACGTTTGGTATGCCGAGCAAACGCTGACCGCTGCCATCGGGTTTGTCGATAGCCACTCGTCGCACGGCTTGCGGGCGATAGGTGCCATCGAGCAATTGTTGTCGGATCGTTTCCCAACGAGGGCGAAACCATTCTGGAAATTCCGCGATCGTAATCCCGTCGGGCCCGGGGGCTCCACGGTTGGCTTTCACGTTCTTCCAAGCGGTTTCGATGTTGGCTGGATCGACAACGCGTTCCATCAACGACTCACTAAAGTCCCTCAAGGCTGGCTGCTCGGTGTGCGCCGCGAAGGTCGGTCCCGGTCGGGATAATGAACCTGTGGTCTGTGAACCCTCGCAGCCTGGAAAATGCAGATCTGCTTGCTCACAGGGGTTCCCTCGTCGCGAGTCCACCAATGGCTCCTCCTTGTTCTTCATTGTTTGGTCCTTCCTGTTCCCATTGGAATTGGGGTTTCAGTACTACGACCTCTGCTGACTCCTGCCTCGCCCAAGCTGAATTTCTTCAGCTTGTTCCAACCTTTCAGCCGCAGATGCTTACTCGTTGGAGCAAACGGAGGCTCGCTAGCAGCCTAGCAGGTCTCCCCGGATAAGAGCGTGATGTTTCGCTGCACAAGCTCGTGGTTTACCTGATCGGTCGTTTGGGAACGGCTTTGCCATGTTGTGCTGGCTCGCCTAACCGGTCCGGCCTTATACC
Proteins encoded in this window:
- a CDS encoding integron integrase encodes the protein MPGLLDPSEPEIIQQFRREIRMRHYSIGTESAYVGWAMRFLRVYGVSQIQALGEPQIKEYLSSLAVDRNVSASTQNQAFSALLFLFRVVLKRELGFLDAVRAKNSDRLPVVLSRGEVQRLMEQLGGRDLLMAQLLYGAGLRLMECLRLRVKDIEFDTGQILVREGKGRKDRVTVLPAHAVDALRLQVDVSRELHQRDLAEGYGQVWLPDALAEKYPNAPREFAWQFVFPATKRSRDPRSGAWRRHHLHESVLAEGVKRASVRAGIEKNISPHCLRHSFATHLLEDGYDIRTVQELLGHADVSTTMIYTHVLNRPGIAVRSPLDRLAMADGTMG
- a CDS encoding DUF2314 domain-containing protein, which gives rise to MEAAIDDAKSTIKQFFDAYCSPTEQQTGFLLKVVFDEGDQREHIWLADLDFSGELPSGVVANEPDLPSLTFMQRVEFDPSYISDWMYVDGGRLVGAYTTRLIRDRMTPKERAELDARSPYTF
- the ltrA gene encoding group II intron reverse transcriptase/maturase; this translates as MKNKEEPLVDSRRGNPCEQADLHFPGCEGSQTTGSLSRPGPTFAAHTEQPALRDFSESLMERVVDPANIETAWKNVKANRGAPGPDGITIAEFPEWFRPRWETIRQQLLDGTYRPQAVRRVAIDKPDGSGQRLLGIPNVVERLIQQAIVQVLTPIFDPSFSESSFGFRPKRSAHGAAKKVRSIIRRGYRYSADLDLSKFFDRVQHDVLMVRVARKVKDNRLLRLIGNCLRAGVMVEGVLQATDEGTPQGGPASPLLANTLLDDLDKELEKRGLPFVRYADDFAIFAKSERAAGRIMQSVTRYLTEELRLVVNQAKSRIVSCDQFEYLGFSFKGNRGTIQVSEKSTQKFKHRIRELTGRSRGISMDYRLSLLRSYVRGWMGYFGLAAQLKLFDRLDQWLRRRIRMCYWKQWRRPKRRREMLIELGVPTRQAIRHARSRKGPWHMAKTIASGVGMTNAWLTEQGLLSLKTLWASLARIRPTARCGPACRGGVGRVSRKGRPYPISPWFRMCMANAHRVPPVLSESFGLESI